In one Novosphingopyxis iocasae genomic region, the following are encoded:
- a CDS encoding ATP-dependent zinc protease family protein, which translates to MKGEWELPERVREPRAKMAEPIEIGWAELVQLPDLGLEHVRAKIDTGAATSSIHATRLNPIETDEGLLVEFWSRVHQDEPERMFTAPAVARRKIKSSNGEVQLRYVIETRMRIGEFAWTGHLTLANRRAMAFPILIGRRALARGFLVNCSRRWMLGRPEERDS; encoded by the coding sequence GTGAAGGGCGAATGGGAACTGCCCGAACGGGTGCGCGAGCCGCGCGCCAAGATGGCAGAGCCGATCGAAATCGGGTGGGCCGAGCTGGTCCAGCTTCCCGATCTGGGCCTTGAGCATGTGCGCGCAAAGATCGACACCGGCGCGGCAACGTCTTCGATCCATGCGACGCGACTTAACCCGATCGAGACCGATGAGGGACTGCTGGTCGAGTTCTGGTCGCGCGTGCATCAGGATGAGCCGGAGCGGATGTTCACCGCGCCCGCCGTCGCGCGCCGAAAGATCAAATCCTCCAATGGAGAGGTGCAGCTGCGCTATGTGATCGAGACGCGCATGCGCATCGGTGAATTTGCATGGACCGGACACTTAACTCTCGCCAATAGGCGGGCCATGGCCTTTCCGATTCTCATCGGGCGACGGGCGTTGGCGCGGGGCTTCCTGGTCAACTGCTCCCGGCGCTGGATGCTCGGACGCCCCGAGGAGAGAGATTCATGA
- the gdhA gene encoding NADP-specific glutamate dehydrogenase, with the protein MQSVKDRNPNQPEFVQAVQEVAEDIYGWVEDRDDYHEAQILQRITEPDRITSFRVVWEDDDNDIRVQRGWRVQNNNAIGPYKGGLRFSPGVNESVLKFLAFEQTFKNSLTGLPMGGGKGGSDFDPHGKSDAEVMRFCQSFMTELYRHIGPQVDVPAGDIGVGPREIGYLFGQYKRITGRWEGVLTGKELSYGGSQMRPEATGFGAVYFLREMMKAEDEELEGKTAIISGSGNVALYAAQKLLDCDAKVLTLSDSDGTIEIKDGLNRDQLEWIQELKFERRGRISEAADEFDGIEYHDGKTPWSVEADVAMPCATQNEIDKDAAKELCGNDVRFVVEGATMPTTADAMELLRGEGVVLAPAKAANAGGVAVSGLEMSQNAERMSWERERLDSLLTDIMADIHHKCRTAGKGDDGSIDYRRGANIAGFEKVADAMLAYGVL; encoded by the coding sequence ATGCAGAGCGTGAAGGATCGCAATCCAAACCAACCCGAGTTCGTTCAGGCCGTCCAGGAAGTCGCCGAAGACATCTATGGCTGGGTCGAGGATCGCGACGACTATCACGAAGCGCAGATTTTGCAGCGGATCACCGAGCCCGACCGGATCACCAGCTTCCGCGTGGTTTGGGAGGATGACGATAACGATATCCGCGTGCAACGGGGATGGCGGGTGCAGAACAACAATGCGATCGGCCCATATAAAGGCGGGCTGCGCTTCTCGCCGGGCGTGAACGAAAGCGTTCTGAAATTCCTCGCCTTCGAACAGACGTTCAAGAACTCGCTCACTGGCCTGCCAATGGGCGGCGGCAAGGGCGGATCGGATTTCGATCCGCATGGCAAAAGCGATGCGGAGGTCATGCGCTTCTGCCAGAGCTTCATGACCGAACTCTATCGCCATATCGGCCCGCAGGTGGATGTGCCCGCAGGCGACATAGGCGTCGGGCCGCGGGAGATCGGCTATCTCTTCGGCCAATACAAGCGGATCACCGGGCGCTGGGAAGGTGTGCTGACCGGCAAGGAGCTTTCCTATGGCGGAAGCCAGATGCGGCCCGAGGCGACGGGTTTCGGCGCGGTCTACTTCCTGCGCGAAATGATGAAGGCCGAGGATGAGGAACTGGAGGGCAAGACGGCGATCATTTCGGGGAGCGGCAATGTGGCGCTCTATGCTGCGCAGAAGCTGCTCGATTGTGATGCCAAGGTGCTGACGCTTTCGGACAGCGACGGTACGATCGAGATCAAGGACGGGCTGAACCGCGACCAGCTGGAATGGATCCAGGAACTGAAATTCGAGCGGCGCGGGCGCATCAGCGAGGCGGCCGACGAATTTGACGGCATCGAATATCATGACGGGAAGACGCCTTGGTCCGTGGAAGCGGACGTCGCGATGCCCTGCGCCACGCAGAACGAGATCGACAAGGACGCGGCCAAGGAGCTGTGCGGCAATGATGTGCGTTTCGTCGTGGAGGGCGCGACCATGCCCACCACCGCCGACGCGATGGAGCTGCTGCGTGGCGAAGGCGTCGTCCTGGCCCCTGCCAAGGCGGCGAATGCAGGCGGTGTTGCCGTTTCGGGGCTCGAGATGAGCCAGAATGCGGAGCGCATGAGCTGGGAGCGCGAGCGGCTCGATTCGCTGCTCACCGACATAATGGCCGATATTCATCATAAGTGCCGCACGGCGGGGAAGGGCGATGACGGCAGCATCGATTATCGCCGCGGTGCCAATATCGCCGGTTTCGAAAAGGTAGCCGACGCCATGCTCGCTTACGGCGTACTGTGA
- the rimK gene encoding 30S ribosomal protein S6--L-glutamate ligase — MKIAMLARNANLYSHKRLVEAAKERGHEIDILNTLRVTMDIVSHRPGARHNGEKLVGYDAVIPRIGASITQYGLAVLRQFEMMGVWPLNESVAIGRSRDKLRSMQIFAKHGLGLPVTAFAHDPKQTDEVLKMVGGAPVVIKLLEGTQGIGVVLGETEKSAKSVIEAFRGANVNILVQEFIKEAGSSDIRIFVIGGKVVASMMRTGAEGDFRSNLHRGGTAKSIKITPEERSTAVRAAKVMGLNVAGVDILRSNHGPVIMEVNSSPGLEGIENASGIDVASRIIEFMETHMASGKTKTKGKG, encoded by the coding sequence ATGAAAATTGCGATGCTGGCGCGTAACGCCAACCTCTATTCGCACAAGCGCCTGGTCGAGGCGGCGAAAGAGCGCGGGCACGAAATCGACATTTTGAACACCCTGCGCGTGACGATGGACATCGTCTCGCACCGCCCCGGCGCCCGCCACAATGGCGAAAAACTGGTTGGCTATGACGCGGTGATCCCGCGCATCGGCGCGTCGATCACCCAATATGGCCTGGCCGTGCTGCGCCAGTTTGAAATGATGGGCGTCTGGCCGCTCAACGAAAGCGTCGCCATCGGCCGCAGCCGGGACAAGCTGCGCTCGATGCAGATATTCGCCAAACACGGCCTGGGGTTGCCCGTCACTGCCTTCGCGCACGATCCGAAGCAGACCGACGAAGTTCTGAAGATGGTGGGCGGCGCGCCCGTCGTCATCAAGCTGCTCGAAGGCACGCAAGGCATTGGTGTGGTGCTGGGCGAGACGGAGAAGTCCGCCAAATCGGTGATCGAGGCGTTCCGCGGCGCCAATGTGAACATCCTGGTGCAGGAATTTATCAAGGAAGCCGGCTCCAGCGACATCCGCATCTTCGTGATCGGCGGGAAGGTGGTCGCCTCCATGATGCGTACCGGCGCAGAGGGCGATTTCCGCTCCAACCTCCACCGCGGCGGCACGGCCAAATCGATCAAGATCACGCCCGAAGAACGCTCCACCGCAGTGCGCGCGGCCAAAGTAATGGGGCTGAACGTTGCGGGCGTCGATATCCTGCGGTCCAATCACGGACCGGTGATCATGGAAGTGAACAGCTCGCCTGGTCTTGAGGGCATCGAGAACGCCAGCGGCATCGATGTCGCATCGCGGATCATCGAATTCATGGAAACGCACATGGCCAGCGGGAAGACCAAGACCAAGGGCAAGGGCTGA
- the secY gene encoding preprotein translocase subunit SecY: protein MASRAEQMAANISLSKFGKATELKQRLWFTLGALIVFRLLSFVPLPGIDPVALNALYANNAQGGVLDIFNTFSGGSLQRMSLIALGVMPYITASIVVQLAAALSPTLAAIKKEGEAGRKKLNQYTRYGTVFLTAIQGYFLAAGLETLAASSGLQAVVEPGIMFRVVAVISLVGGTMFLMWLGEQITSRGIGNGISLIIMAGIIAQIPKLIGQLTAGLAEGSLGAGTVLMFVGMFVVLILLICFMERGQRRVLIQYPKRATQRGMMQADRSHLPLKVNTAGVIPPIFASSLLLMPVTISNFAGRNLSPDTTFGSAIITVNQYLAHGQPLYLLLYGLGIVFFCFFYTAVVFNPEETADNLKKQGGFIPGIRPGKNTQDYLDYVLTRITVLGSAYLALVCLLPEYVIGATGQTQFFVIGGTSLLIVVNVTIDTVSQIQSHLIAHQYGDLIKKAKLKGGRSRL, encoded by the coding sequence ATGGCTTCCAGAGCCGAACAAATGGCCGCCAACATCAGCCTGTCGAAATTCGGCAAGGCGACCGAGCTGAAACAGCGGCTCTGGTTTACGCTCGGCGCCCTCATCGTTTTCCGTCTGCTCAGCTTCGTTCCGCTGCCCGGCATTGATCCGGTGGCGTTGAACGCGCTCTATGCGAACAACGCACAGGGCGGCGTGCTCGACATCTTCAACACCTTCTCCGGCGGTTCGCTGCAGCGCATGAGTCTCATCGCGCTGGGCGTCATGCCGTACATCACCGCCTCGATCGTGGTGCAGCTGGCCGCGGCGCTTTCGCCCACGCTCGCTGCAATCAAGAAGGAAGGTGAGGCGGGCCGCAAGAAGCTGAACCAGTACACCCGCTACGGTACCGTCTTCCTCACCGCCATTCAGGGCTACTTCCTGGCCGCGGGTCTTGAGACGCTGGCGGCGTCTTCGGGACTTCAGGCCGTGGTGGAGCCAGGCATCATGTTCCGCGTCGTGGCGGTCATTAGCCTTGTCGGCGGCACGATGTTCCTGATGTGGCTGGGCGAACAAATCACCAGCCGCGGCATCGGCAACGGCATCTCGCTGATCATCATGGCGGGCATTATTGCCCAGATCCCGAAGCTGATCGGTCAGCTGACCGCCGGCCTTGCCGAAGGCAGCCTGGGCGCGGGCACCGTGCTGATGTTCGTCGGCATGTTCGTCGTCCTGATCCTGCTCATCTGCTTCATGGAGCGCGGCCAGCGCCGGGTGCTGATCCAGTATCCCAAGCGCGCCACGCAGCGCGGAATGATGCAGGCGGATCGCAGCCATCTGCCGCTGAAGGTGAACACCGCGGGCGTGATCCCGCCGATCTTCGCCAGCTCACTGCTGCTGATGCCGGTGACGATCTCGAACTTTGCCGGCCGCAACCTTAGCCCGGACACCACCTTCGGCAGCGCCATCATCACGGTGAATCAGTATTTGGCCCATGGTCAGCCGCTCTATCTGCTGCTCTACGGCCTTGGCATCGTCTTCTTCTGCTTCTTCTACACCGCCGTCGTCTTCAATCCGGAAGAGACCGCGGACAATCTGAAAAAGCAGGGCGGTTTCATTCCGGGCATCCGCCCCGGCAAGAACACGCAGGACTATCTGGATTATGTGCTGACGCGCATCACCGTGCTCGGCTCTGCATATCTGGCTCTGGTCTGCCTGTTGCCGGAATATGTGATCGGCGCGACGGGCCAGACGCAGTTCTTCGTGATCGGCGGCACCAGCCTGCTGATCGTCGTGAACGTGACGATCGACACGGTCAGCCAGATTCAGAGCCATCTGATCGCGCATCAATATGGCGACCTTATCAAAAAGGCGAAGTTGAAGGGCGGGCGCTCCCGCTTATAA
- the rpsM gene encoding 30S ribosomal protein S13 yields the protein MARIAGVNIPTNKRVIIALTYITGIGRTKAVEIADKLGIDHSRRVQDLTDAEVLQIRETIDAEHTVEGDLRRETAMNIKRLMDLASYRGLRHRRGLPVRGQRTHTNARTRKGKAKPIAGKKK from the coding sequence ATGGCACGTATCGCCGGGGTCAACATCCCCACCAACAAGCGCGTTATCATTGCGCTTACCTACATCACCGGAATCGGCCGCACCAAGGCCGTCGAGATCGCCGACAAGCTTGGCATCGACCATAGCCGCCGCGTTCAGGACCTGACCGACGCCGAAGTTCTGCAGATCCGCGAAACGATCGACGCAGAGCACACCGTCGAGGGCGACCTTCGCCGCGAGACCGCGATGAACATCAAGCGCCTGATGGACCTCGCGTCCTATCGCGGCCTTCGTCATCGCCGTGGTCTTCCGGTTCGTGGTCAGCGCACGCACACCAATGCGCGCACCCGTAAGGGCAAGGCCAAGCCGATCGCCGGTAAGAAAAAGTAA
- a CDS encoding SRPBCC family protein: MKKLFASAALALAAAASATPAAAEVDSTSPQGFAIKHQAQVKASPDEVWEALGAPNRWWDSRHSFTGDADNFFMDMQAGGCFCERIRVTKDGKLENRGSVEHMRVVYAEPGKVLRMVGALGPLQSEGVAATLSVGLKPVDGGTRITFEYVVGGYMRYPIDEIAPAVDGVIGQQLARLAKLLGGGASSSGEKKAGPAEKPAGTDEKKALDDEE, from the coding sequence ATGAAAAAGCTCTTCGCATCCGCCGCTCTGGCGCTCGCCGCCGCCGCATCTGCCACGCCCGCCGCCGCTGAGGTGGACTCCACCTCGCCCCAGGGTTTCGCGATCAAGCACCAGGCGCAGGTGAAGGCCTCTCCCGATGAAGTGTGGGAGGCGCTCGGCGCGCCCAATCGCTGGTGGGATTCGCGGCACAGCTTCACAGGCGATGCCGATAACTTCTTCATGGATATGCAGGCGGGCGGCTGTTTTTGCGAGCGTATCCGCGTCACCAAGGACGGCAAGCTCGAAAATCGCGGCAGTGTAGAGCATATGCGCGTGGTTTATGCCGAGCCGGGCAAGGTGCTGCGCATGGTGGGCGCGCTCGGCCCGCTCCAGTCCGAAGGGGTGGCGGCGACGCTCTCCGTCGGCCTGAAGCCGGTGGACGGCGGCACGCGGATCACCTTCGAATATGTGGTGGGCGGCTATATGCGCTATCCGATCGACGAGATCGCGCCCGCGGTCGATGGTGTCATCGGGCAGCAGCTCGCCCGGCTAGCAAAGCTGCTGGGCGGCGGTGCTTCGTCATCGGGAGAGAAGAAAGCAGGGCCGGCTGAAAAGCCCGCTGGGACTGACGAGAAGAAAGCGCTCGACGACGAGGAGTGA
- a CDS encoding adenylate kinase, producing MAKDIILLGPPGAGKGTQAHLLEANHAMVQLSTGDMLRAAVKSGSDLGKKVQAVMDAGELVSDDLVSALIDDRLNQIGPDAGAIFDGYPRTEPQAHSLDELLEARGRKLDHVIELEVDEDALVDRITGRFTCAVCGEGYHDRYKLPKVENTCDECGSHEFKRRPDDNEETVRKRMAEYRAKTAPILPIYEKRGIVSRIDGMGGIEEVRAAIEKVLAD from the coding sequence ATGGCCAAGGACATCATTCTCTTGGGGCCTCCGGGCGCCGGCAAGGGGACGCAGGCACATCTTCTGGAAGCAAACCATGCGATGGTTCAGCTATCGACGGGGGACATGCTTCGGGCCGCAGTAAAATCGGGCAGCGATCTGGGCAAAAAAGTCCAGGCTGTGATGGACGCGGGTGAACTGGTTTCGGACGATCTGGTTTCGGCGCTTATCGATGACCGGCTCAACCAGATCGGCCCCGATGCGGGCGCGATCTTCGATGGCTATCCGCGCACCGAGCCGCAGGCCCATTCACTCGACGAACTGCTCGAAGCGCGCGGCCGCAAGCTGGATCATGTGATCGAGCTGGAAGTGGACGAAGACGCGCTGGTCGATCGCATCACCGGGCGGTTCACCTGCGCCGTCTGCGGTGAAGGCTATCATGACCGTTATAAGCTGCCAAAGGTGGAAAACACCTGCGACGAGTGCGGTAGCCATGAGTTCAAGCGTCGGCCCGACGACAATGAAGAGACCGTGCGCAAGCGCATGGCCGAATATCGCGCCAAAACCGCGCCGATCCTGCCGATCTATGAAAAGCGGGGCATCGTCTCGCGCATTGACGGCATGGGCGGCATCGAAGAGGTGCGCGCTGCGATCGAGAAAGTGCTCGCCGACTGA